In a genomic window of Wyeomyia smithii strain HCP4-BCI-WySm-NY-G18 chromosome 1, ASM2978416v1, whole genome shotgun sequence:
- the LOC129720571 gene encoding 17-beta-hydroxysteroid dehydrogenase 13-like encodes MPETSNTNPLVIVLDFLLLLLKATVNFVVSIVYLFAPPPAVDVNGDIVLITGAGHGMGKCLSLQYGALGATVVCVDINEKTNLETVAEIKKKGGKSFGFVCDVTDRKQIFELIEKIKVQVGIVSILVNNAGIMPTHPLLQQSEQEITKTFQINVLAHFWLLQAVIPDMVTRNRGHIVAMSSIAGLVGFPNLVPYCGTKFAVRGIMEAMSEEIRADPRKPNIKFTSIYPYMVDTGLCKRPYTRFPSLMKMVKPDDAAAAIIDAQRRGIVETSIPKYILYLSTFMRIFPLKTGQEFGNFMDTGLKSDL; translated from the exons ATGCCAGAAACAAG TAACACGAACCCGCTCGTGATCGTGCTCGAtttcctgctgctgctgctgaaggCGACAGTGAACTTCGTGGTTTCCATCGTTTACCTTTTCGCGCCTCCACCGGCGGTCGACGTTAATGGGGACATCGTTCTAATCACCGGAGCCGGCCATGGCATGGGCAAATGCCTCTCGCTGCAGTATGGCGCCCTGGGGGCCACCGTCGTGTGTGTGGATATCAATGAGAAAACCAACTTGGAAACCGTCGCGGAAATCAAGAAGAAGGGTGGCAAATCGTTTGGCTTTGT ATGTGATGTCACCGACCGGAAGCAAATCTTCGAGCTGATCGAAAAAATCAAGGTGCAGGTTGGAATTGTTAGCATCTTGGTTAACAATGCTGGAATTATGCCAACTCATCCGCTGCTTCAGCAGAGCGAGCAAGAGATAACAAAGACTTTCCAAATTAATGTTCTAGCGCACTTCTGG CTTCTCCAAGCAGTCATTCCGGATATGGTGACGCGGAACCGTGGCCACATCGTAGCAATGTCGTCGATTGCCGGCCTGGTTGGATTCCCCAATCTCGTTCCGTACTGCGGAACTAAGTTCGCGGTACGCGGCATCATGGAAGCAATGTCGGAGGAAATACGGGCCGATCCACGAAAACCCAACATCAAATTCACCAGCATCTACCCGTACATGGTCGATACGGGACTGTGTAAGAGACCCTACACACGGTTTCCCAGCTTGATGAAGATGGTCAAACCGGACGACGCAGCAGCGGCTATCATCGATGCACAGCGACGTGGAATTGTGGAAACTTCCATCCCCAAGTACATCCTCTATCTGAGCACGTTCATGCGTATCTTCCCACTGAAAACTGGTCAAGAATTTGGCAACTTCATGGATACCGGATTGAAGTCTGATCTGTGA